A stretch of the Paucidesulfovibrio longus DSM 6739 genome encodes the following:
- a CDS encoding putative bifunctional diguanylate cyclase/phosphodiesterase, translating into MNILASFRRQTVARKLTLSALALLGPMAVLGFFMDLSFRYDINICRTELAGTRTLRPAFRLLHAVAEHQAAELAVRVHFDRPDEEPDPAYGNPAATAEKVRQALGELDAAVKRESPVLMDSPSFVPEDSEIMDVSRLRDAWQTALKGNSPSAYDGLIQRLMLVISAVSDCANLALDPALDSHALATATALTLPRTCRLLSALETTALELAAETSAVGGGTPVLIPERRDRIMRRLGLLEDGLLAETVKASRRALMEDANFYDSSPGLQEHYPPALARFRTSVTRFAETMRGVCNAMTPPYEAALAARSAHDGLAALASVGLDELDGLIQRRMASYQGWRMFGAGSSGLTAILALGLLFITSRHLSRSVMRGLAYVQRVSAGDYAAEVDDSDFGRDLAEYTDGVRRMVATLKHQLGSLDGVLRNMTVPCLVVDREERLTFVNRPYLDLFERRREAGHYHGMTLRDFFYSGGIGETILGRAMREGKTHRGLEMALRSPSGRNLTIRYDAAPLYDLDGVLIGGFAVIVDLTEKQEQQEEIARLAAFPRENPSPVLSTEENGDIIYMNPAAGKTLDALGLSPEQLLPPNHAEIVRAVLSTQTSRLNVEANAGERTYTWAYHPVPGQRQTYIYGLDISERKRMELQLAHDALHDGLTGLPNRTLFLDRVKQALHRSRREAGRRFALLFLDLDRFKNINDSLGHAAGDDLLIQFAERLENLLRSEDTVARLGGDEFTVLLDNLSGPDRALALAERVHGLLAAPFHVQDHELFVTASIGVVIGPDNAAGPDELLRNADTAMYRAKAAGRARSALYDELMHNEARDRLLLEMDMKRGLEKSEFEPFFQPIVDLKTRELHGFEALARWNHPKRGLVSPAEFIPLAEETGLIAPLGRIMLDLSLECLRDWRHEHPQASGLSMSVNLSVAQMTRADILQEVKLALKRHDVPPDRLKIELTESGLMDNAAIALSLLDQLHDMDVRLSIDDFGTGYSSLSQLSRFPFAYLKIDQSFVRTMLESDKDMAIVRTIAALAHSLGKRIIAEGVETPEQLTALCSLGCHFGQGYLFSRPVPADQARDMTRRSEPWF; encoded by the coding sequence ATGAACATTCTCGCCTCCTTCCGCAGACAGACGGTGGCCCGCAAGCTGACCCTCTCGGCCCTGGCACTCCTGGGCCCCATGGCCGTGCTCGGCTTCTTCATGGACCTGAGCTTCCGCTACGACATCAACATCTGCCGCACCGAGCTGGCGGGCACGCGCACCCTGCGCCCCGCCTTCCGGCTGCTCCACGCGGTCGCCGAGCACCAGGCCGCAGAGCTTGCGGTCCGCGTCCATTTTGACCGGCCCGACGAGGAGCCCGACCCCGCATACGGCAATCCCGCAGCCACGGCCGAAAAGGTTCGACAGGCGCTCGGCGAGCTGGACGCCGCCGTGAAACGGGAATCGCCCGTTCTCATGGATTCGCCCTCGTTCGTTCCGGAGGACTCGGAGATCATGGATGTATCCAGGCTCCGCGACGCCTGGCAGACCGCTCTCAAGGGAAATTCCCCCTCCGCATACGACGGCCTCATCCAACGGCTCATGCTGGTCATTTCCGCAGTGAGCGACTGCGCCAACCTCGCCCTGGATCCCGCCCTGGACAGCCACGCCCTGGCCACGGCCACGGCCCTGACCCTGCCGCGCACCTGCCGCCTGCTTTCCGCGCTGGAAACCACGGCCCTCGAATTGGCGGCGGAAACGTCCGCCGTGGGCGGCGGCACGCCCGTTCTGATCCCGGAACGGCGCGACCGGATCATGCGCCGTCTCGGCCTGCTCGAAGACGGGCTGCTCGCGGAGACGGTGAAGGCCTCCCGCAGGGCGCTCATGGAAGACGCAAATTTCTATGACAGCAGTCCCGGCCTCCAGGAGCACTACCCGCCTGCGCTGGCGCGGTTCCGCACTTCGGTGACCCGCTTCGCCGAAACCATGCGCGGGGTCTGCAACGCCATGACCCCGCCCTACGAGGCGGCCCTTGCCGCCCGCAGCGCGCACGACGGACTTGCGGCTCTGGCATCCGTGGGCCTGGACGAGCTGGACGGGCTCATCCAGCGGCGCATGGCCAGCTATCAAGGCTGGCGGATGTTCGGCGCGGGCAGCAGCGGCTTGACCGCAATCCTGGCCCTGGGACTGCTGTTCATCACCTCCCGCCATCTCTCAAGGTCCGTCATGCGGGGACTCGCATACGTTCAGCGCGTCTCCGCGGGAGACTACGCCGCCGAGGTGGACGACTCGGATTTCGGGCGCGACCTCGCGGAGTACACGGACGGCGTGCGCCGCATGGTGGCGACGCTCAAGCATCAGCTCGGCTCCCTGGACGGCGTGCTGCGCAACATGACCGTCCCCTGCCTCGTGGTGGATCGGGAGGAGCGCCTGACGTTCGTGAATCGGCCCTACCTGGATCTCTTCGAGCGCCGCAGGGAGGCGGGGCACTACCACGGCATGACCCTCAGGGATTTCTTCTACTCCGGGGGCATCGGGGAAACCATCCTGGGCCGCGCCATGCGCGAGGGCAAGACGCATCGGGGGCTGGAAATGGCCCTGCGCTCCCCCAGCGGCCGCAACCTGACCATCCGCTACGACGCCGCGCCGCTGTACGACCTGGACGGGGTGCTCATCGGCGGATTCGCCGTGATCGTGGACCTCACGGAAAAACAGGAGCAGCAGGAGGAAATCGCCCGTCTTGCCGCCTTTCCGCGTGAGAATCCGAGTCCGGTGCTCTCCACCGAGGAGAACGGCGACATCATATATATGAATCCCGCCGCAGGAAAAACCCTGGACGCTCTCGGCCTTTCCCCGGAGCAGCTGCTCCCGCCCAACCACGCGGAAATCGTGCGGGCCGTGCTGTCCACCCAGACTTCCCGACTGAACGTGGAGGCAAACGCCGGGGAACGGACCTATACCTGGGCCTACCATCCCGTTCCCGGACAACGCCAGACCTATATCTACGGGCTCGACATCAGCGAGCGAAAACGCATGGAACTCCAGCTCGCCCACGACGCTCTGCACGACGGCCTGACCGGACTCCCCAACCGAACGCTCTTCCTGGACCGGGTCAAGCAGGCTCTGCACCGCTCCCGGCGCGAGGCCGGACGCCGTTTCGCCCTGCTGTTCCTCGATCTCGACAGATTCAAAAACATCAACGATTCCCTGGGACACGCCGCAGGAGACGACCTGCTCATCCAGTTCGCGGAGCGGCTTGAAAACCTGCTGCGAAGCGAGGATACCGTTGCGCGCCTGGGCGGGGACGAATTTACGGTCCTGCTGGACAACCTTTCCGGTCCGGACCGCGCCCTGGCCTTGGCCGAACGCGTCCACGGCCTTCTGGCCGCCCCCTTTCACGTCCAAGACCACGAGTTGTTCGTCACGGCCAGCATCGGGGTGGTCATCGGGCCGGACAACGCCGCCGGGCCCGACGAGCTCCTGCGCAACGCGGACACGGCCATGTATCGGGCCAAGGCCGCTGGCCGCGCCCGCTCGGCCCTGTACGACGAGCTCATGCACAACGAGGCGCGCGACAGGCTGCTCCTGGAAATGGACATGAAGCGCGGGCTGGAAAAATCCGAATTCGAGCCTTTTTTCCAGCCCATAGTGGACCTGAAGACGCGAGAACTGCACGGCTTCGAGGCCCTGGCCCGCTGGAATCACCCGAAGCGCGGCCTCGTCTCGCCCGCCGAGTTCATCCCCCTGGCCGAGGAAACAGGGCTCATCGCCCCCCTCGGAAGGATCATGCTGGATCTTTCGCTGGAGTGCCTGCGCGACTGGCGGCATGAGCATCCGCAGGCCTCCGGGCTGAGCATGAGCGTGAATCTTTCCGTCGCGCAGATGACCCGCGCCGACATCCTCCAGGAAGTGAAACTCGCCCTGAAGCGGCACGACGTTCCGCCGGACCGGCTCAAGATCGAGCTGACCGAGAGCGGGCTCATGGACAACGCGGCCATCGCCCTGAGCCTGCTGGATCAATTGCACGACATGGACGTCCGGCTTTCCATCGACGACTTCGGAACGGGCTACTCCTCTCTTTCGCAGTTGAGCCGATTCCCCTTCGCCTACCTCAAAATCGATCAATCCTTCGTGCGCACCATGCTCGAAAGCGACAAGGACATGGCCATCGTGCGGACCATCGCGGCCCTGGCGCACAGCCTCGGCAAAAGGATCATTGCGGAGGGCGTGGAGACGCCGGAACAGCTGACCGCGCTCTGTTCCCTGGGCTGCCACTTCGGGCAGGGCTATCTCTTTTCGCGGCCCGTCCCGGCCGACCAGGCCCGGGACATGACCCGGCGGAGCGAGCCTTGGTTCTGA
- a CDS encoding response regulator transcription factor: protein MSDQLGKRKTERFDLELPTSLSIAEPNGAKNLVELLTRDVCAHGAFLNTDDPLPPGTKVDLRLVVPLDHIPELSGRQSHIQASGTVIRSQGEGMAIRFDLGYQLLPVMPRFFIHVTGRNKLLTELLARYVGEEMGMRASYGSVEQMATDTLREQDTTYLALIDYFDVRAGLPLSELEEAIDVKGAQCIIALFNADHDPSLMDSALRHGIRGVFFEGDSLDHVARGLTAISRGELWYTRDVLTRGLQKEIDHTQGNGPEPLTRKEKEILAAVAAGSTNKEIADKMFISVHTVKTHLYNVYRKINAANRLQATLWATKNLQL from the coding sequence ATGAGCGATCAGCTAGGAAAACGAAAGACCGAACGGTTCGATCTGGAACTGCCGACGTCTCTTTCCATCGCCGAGCCCAACGGCGCGAAAAACCTCGTTGAACTGCTGACAAGGGACGTGTGCGCGCACGGAGCTTTCCTGAACACGGACGACCCGCTTCCGCCCGGCACCAAGGTCGATCTCCGCCTCGTGGTTCCCCTGGACCACATCCCCGAACTTTCTGGACGCCAGTCCCACATCCAGGCTTCCGGAACCGTCATCCGCAGCCAGGGCGAAGGCATGGCCATCCGCTTCGACCTCGGCTACCAGCTCCTTCCGGTCATGCCGCGCTTTTTCATCCACGTCACGGGCCGCAACAAGCTGCTGACCGAACTGCTGGCCAGATATGTGGGCGAGGAAATGGGCATGCGGGCCAGCTACGGCAGCGTCGAGCAGATGGCTACGGACACCCTGCGCGAGCAGGACACCACCTACCTCGCGCTCATCGACTACTTCGACGTGCGCGCCGGGCTGCCCCTCTCGGAACTGGAAGAGGCCATCGACGTCAAGGGCGCCCAATGCATCATCGCGCTCTTCAACGCCGACCACGACCCCTCCCTCATGGACAGCGCCTTGCGCCACGGCATCCGGGGCGTCTTCTTCGAAGGCGACTCCCTGGACCACGTCGCACGCGGGCTGACGGCCATCTCGCGCGGCGAGCTTTGGTACACGCGCGACGTGCTCACGCGCGGCCTGCAAAAGGAAATCGACCATACCCAGGGGAACGGCCCCGAACCGCTGACCCGCAAGGAAAAGGAAATCCTGGCCGCCGTGGCCGCCGGGTCCACCAACAAGGAAATCGCGGACAAGATGTTCATCAGCGTGCATACGGTGAAGACGCACCTCTACAACGTCTACCGCAAGATCAACGCGGCCAACCGCCTCCAGGCCACGCTCTGGGCCACAAAGAACCTCCAGCTCTGA
- a CDS encoding DVU0298 family protein encodes MARFRALKGGMRDALAADDWETRLEEFVDLPERQVTGPLLSLRLDRDESVRWRAAVALGRVVARMAESSMESARVLMRTLMWYLNEESGNLGWGIPEAMAEAMANNAGLAREYHTILASYIYCESDCDGNFLDHPELRRGVFWGLGRLASARPELVRKAERFLVAALNETDGPNRGLAAWTLGLLGADSAREGLLALESDPAEVRLFREGTLETTNVGQLAREALERIGPA; translated from the coding sequence ATGGCGAGATTCAGGGCGCTCAAGGGCGGAATGCGTGACGCACTGGCTGCGGACGATTGGGAAACGCGGCTGGAGGAGTTCGTGGATTTGCCGGAACGGCAGGTTACGGGTCCGCTGCTCTCCCTGCGCCTGGACCGGGACGAATCGGTCCGCTGGCGCGCCGCAGTGGCCCTGGGCCGCGTTGTGGCGCGCATGGCCGAATCGTCCATGGAATCCGCCCGCGTGCTCATGCGCACGCTGATGTGGTACCTGAACGAGGAATCCGGGAATCTCGGCTGGGGCATTCCGGAGGCCATGGCCGAAGCCATGGCGAACAATGCCGGGCTGGCCCGGGAATACCACACCATCCTTGCTTCCTACATTTATTGCGAGTCGGACTGCGACGGCAACTTTCTCGACCATCCGGAATTGCGGCGCGGCGTTTTCTGGGGGCTGGGACGGCTGGCCTCGGCCAGGCCGGAGCTGGTCCGCAAGGCCGAGCGTTTTCTCGTCGCGGCATTGAACGAGACGGACGGGCCAAACCGCGGGCTGGCCGCCTGGACCCTGGGGCTGCTCGGCGCGGACTCCGCGCGGGAAGGGCTGCTGGCGCTGGAGAGCGATCCAGCCGAGGTGCGCCTTTTCCGGGAAGGGACGTTGGAAACGACGAATGTGGGACAACTGGCCCGCGAAGCCCTGGAGCGCATCGGCCCGGCCTGA
- a CDS encoding tetratricopeptide repeat protein: MTEQQFDNIDDYIADLKAKLAVNRECGNTLYNLGVAYLSKRDFMEAERCFREAVANSPKLAEAYVQLGGIAMQRGDLKTCLTYNVQATQQRPFFAVPWGNIGFCQLQLGEADKAIQSLKRAIKYDNKFVQALATLGSAYFTVGDLEESAKALEAAVSIEPMFGPAWNNLALVSAEKGDWARAKECVAKAQETGYEVPEAFLKEIEENAN; this comes from the coding sequence ATGACTGAGCAGCAGTTCGACAACATCGATGATTATATCGCGGACCTCAAGGCCAAGCTGGCCGTGAACCGCGAGTGCGGCAACACGCTCTACAACCTCGGCGTGGCCTATCTTTCCAAGCGCGACTTCATGGAAGCGGAGCGCTGCTTCCGCGAGGCCGTGGCCAACTCCCCCAAGCTGGCCGAGGCCTACGTGCAGCTCGGCGGCATCGCCATGCAGCGCGGCGACCTGAAGACCTGCCTGACCTACAACGTTCAGGCCACGCAGCAGCGCCCCTTCTTCGCCGTGCCCTGGGGCAACATCGGCTTCTGCCAGCTCCAGCTCGGCGAGGCGGACAAGGCCATCCAGTCCCTCAAGCGCGCCATCAAGTACGACAACAAGTTCGTCCAGGCCCTGGCCACTCTGGGCAGCGCCTACTTTACCGTCGGCGACCTCGAAGAGTCCGCCAAGGCGCTGGAAGCGGCCGTGAGCATCGAGCCCATGTTCGGCCCGGCCTGGAACAACCTGGCCCTGGTCAGCGCCGAGAAGGGCGACTGGGCTCGCGCCAAGGAGTGCGTGGCCAAGGCTCAGGAAACCGGATACGAAGTGCCGGAAGCCTTTTTGAAGGAGATCGAGGAGAACGCGAACTAG
- a CDS encoding YkgJ family cysteine cluster protein, with protein MTLDFSPFFERYENIVRQVDGIFAKIQEQHGDLVRCGQGCSDCCYALFDLSLIEALYINHHFNKKFSGMERSSVLDRADDADREVHRLKRRAYRASQDGLPTAEILRKIAAAKVRCPLLGDDDLCVLYEHRPLTCRLYGVPMNINGEPHTCGRSGFEPGKAYPTVHVEKLQDSLMNLSNDISVAIGSRYKDLGTVLVPPSLALLTEYDETYLGVAGKSEAAKAETAAPTIPTMKEASEACGSCDKDESACASCKDKSFSLVLGKGPDDGE; from the coding sequence ATGACATTGGACTTCAGCCCGTTTTTCGAGCGCTACGAAAATATCGTCCGGCAAGTGGACGGAATATTCGCCAAGATTCAGGAGCAGCACGGAGATCTGGTGCGCTGCGGCCAGGGATGCAGCGATTGCTGCTACGCCCTGTTCGACCTCTCCCTCATCGAGGCGCTCTACATCAACCACCATTTCAACAAGAAATTTTCCGGCATGGAGCGCAGCAGCGTGCTCGACCGGGCGGACGACGCCGACCGGGAAGTCCATCGGCTCAAGCGCCGGGCCTACCGCGCCAGCCAGGACGGTCTGCCCACGGCGGAGATTCTCCGGAAGATAGCCGCTGCCAAGGTCCGCTGCCCCCTGCTGGGAGACGACGATCTCTGCGTGCTCTATGAACATCGCCCCCTGACCTGCCGCCTCTACGGCGTGCCCATGAACATCAACGGCGAGCCGCATACCTGTGGGCGTTCCGGCTTCGAGCCCGGCAAGGCCTACCCCACGGTGCACGTGGAAAAGCTCCAGGATTCGCTGATGAACCTCAGCAACGACATCAGCGTGGCCATCGGCTCGCGCTACAAGGATCTCGGCACGGTGCTGGTTCCGCCTTCCCTGGCGCTGCTCACGGAGTACGACGAGACCTACCTCGGCGTTGCCGGGAAGTCCGAAGCGGCCAAGGCCGAGACCGCGGCGCCGACCATCCCGACCATGAAGGAAGCCTCCGAGGCCTGCGGCAGCTGCGACAAGGACGAGTCCGCCTGCGCCTCTTGCAAGGACAAGTCCTTCAGCCTCGTGCTCGGCAAGGGACCGGACGACGGAGAATAG
- a CDS encoding ferredoxin — translation MGYTVTVDTDKCVGDGECVDVCPVEVYELQDGKAVPVNMEECLGCESCVEVCEQDAITIEED, via the coding sequence ATGGGTTACACTGTTACGGTCGATACTGACAAGTGTGTCGGCGACGGCGAATGCGTGGATGTCTGCCCCGTTGAAGTTTACGAGCTTCAGGATGGTAAGGCTGTTCCCGTGAACATGGAAGAGTGCCTGGGCTGCGAGTCCTGCGTGGAAGTCTGCGAGCAGGACGCCATCACCATCGAGGAAGACTAA
- a CDS encoding aminopeptidase: MFTKLELEKYARTLWWGLSTARTGQFKPGEFVLVRFDLDALPLAETLFDLIIEKGLVPVPRMNLSPNMEVSFYGKGSQEQISAVPAGDAEFTGNLAGLISLIAPASLTHLKGVDPSKIGRAAVARKFLRDIMEQREISGDFGWSLCAWPTKAMADASGLSLDEYAEQIRKACFLADDDPAATWARVFEDAQEVKAWLNGMEIKNLRIESEHTDLIVDPGQDRRWLGVSGHNIPSFEIFLSPDWRGTEGVYFADQPSFRSGNLVRGVRLEFKEGRVVRSEAEEGADFVAKQLGMDEGACRLGEFSLTDRRFSRIDAFMANTLFDENFGGEHGNCHVAVGASYADTYAGDQRELDAAKKAELGFNESALHWDLVNTEKKTVTAELKNGKKVVIYDDGEFKY, from the coding sequence ATGTTTACCAAGCTGGAGCTGGAAAAATACGCCCGCACCCTCTGGTGGGGCCTGAGCACGGCCCGCACGGGCCAATTCAAGCCGGGCGAATTCGTGCTCGTGCGCTTCGACCTCGACGCCCTGCCCCTGGCCGAGACGCTCTTCGACCTGATCATCGAAAAGGGCCTCGTTCCCGTGCCGCGCATGAACCTCTCGCCGAACATGGAAGTCAGCTTCTACGGCAAAGGCTCGCAGGAGCAGATCTCGGCTGTGCCCGCGGGCGACGCCGAGTTCACCGGCAACCTCGCCGGGCTCATCTCGCTGATCGCCCCGGCCTCGCTGACCCACCTCAAGGGCGTGGACCCGTCCAAGATCGGCCGGGCGGCCGTGGCCCGCAAATTCCTGCGCGACATCATGGAGCAGCGGGAAATTTCCGGGGACTTCGGCTGGTCGCTCTGCGCCTGGCCCACCAAGGCCATGGCCGACGCCTCCGGCCTGAGCCTCGACGAATACGCGGAGCAGATCAGAAAGGCGTGCTTCCTGGCGGACGACGACCCCGCGGCCACCTGGGCGCGCGTGTTCGAGGACGCCCAGGAGGTCAAAGCCTGGCTCAACGGCATGGAGATCAAGAACCTGCGCATCGAGTCCGAACACACGGACCTGATCGTGGACCCCGGCCAGGACCGCCGCTGGCTCGGCGTCTCCGGCCACAACATCCCCAGCTTCGAGATATTCCTTTCGCCCGACTGGCGCGGCACCGAAGGCGTCTACTTCGCGGACCAGCCCTCGTTCCGCTCCGGCAACCTCGTGCGCGGCGTGCGCCTGGAGTTCAAGGAAGGCCGGGTGGTCCGCTCCGAAGCCGAGGAAGGCGCCGATTTCGTGGCCAAGCAGCTCGGCATGGACGAAGGCGCCTGCCGCCTGGGCGAATTCTCGCTCACGGACCGCCGCTTCTCGCGCATCGACGCCTTCATGGCCAATACCCTCTTCGACGAGAACTTCGGCGGCGAGCACGGCAACTGCCACGTGGCCGTGGGCGCGTCCTACGCGGACACCTATGCGGGCGACCAGCGCGAACTGGACGCCGCCAAAAAGGCCGAGCTGGGCTTCAACGAGTCCGCCCTGCACTGGGATCTCGTGAACACCGAGAAAAAGACCGTCACCGCCGAACTCAAGAACGGCAAAAAGGTCGTCATCTACGACGACGGCGAATTCAAATACTAA
- a CDS encoding cytochrome b/b6 domain-containing protein gives MTQLNMKRIYLYSKFERFWHWVQAILITLLLVTGFEVHGVYTLFGFEEAVELHATFGISWVILYVFIAFWLLTTGEWKQYIPTTKRLFVVVRYYAFGIFKGEPHPVQKKREAKHNPLQRLTYLGLASVLIPIMLATGLLYYYYNEIGLSSLGVVANLHVAGAFLILMFYVVHVYMTTTGHSLTAHVQAMFTGWEEVEDEAQVEDWERAQKIEHVTPSSSSQP, from the coding sequence ATGACGCAACTGAACATGAAGCGCATCTATCTGTATTCGAAGTTCGAACGGTTCTGGCACTGGGTTCAGGCCATCCTGATCACCCTGCTGCTCGTGACCGGCTTCGAGGTCCACGGCGTGTACACGCTCTTCGGCTTCGAAGAAGCCGTGGAACTGCACGCCACCTTCGGCATCTCCTGGGTCATCCTCTACGTGTTCATCGCCTTCTGGCTGCTGACCACCGGGGAATGGAAGCAGTACATCCCGACCACCAAGCGGCTCTTCGTGGTCGTGCGCTACTACGCCTTCGGCATCTTCAAGGGCGAGCCGCATCCCGTGCAGAAGAAGCGCGAGGCCAAGCACAACCCGCTCCAGCGGCTGACCTACCTCGGACTGGCTTCGGTGCTCATCCCGATCATGCTCGCCACGGGACTGCTGTACTACTACTATAACGAAATCGGCCTGAGCAGCCTCGGCGTGGTGGCCAACCTGCACGTGGCCGGGGCCTTCCTGATCCTCATGTTCTACGTGGTGCACGTCTACATGACCACCACGGGACATTCCCTCACCGCCCACGTCCAGGCCATGTTCACGGGCTGGGAAGAGGTCGAGGACGAGGCCCAGGTCGAGGACTGGGAACGCGCACAGAAGATCGAGCACGTCACTCCGTCGTCTTCGTCGCAGCCGTAA
- a CDS encoding tetrathionate reductase family octaheme c-type cytochrome, translating to MNGRSRSTATALFALAALALSLLAAMGAWAAEDAPGRLMARQATMTSPTPITADHSKFKELQFDPVEQRSFKGPEVTRACLGCHNQASLQFHKTIHWTWKDPISDPARKIGKGGLTVNNFCVALQSNEPRCTSCHAGYGWKDKDFDFSKAESVDCLVCHEQTGTYKKFPTMAGYPAPWIEDPEHPGEQLGKDFGGELFFAPNWAETAQSVGRPDRTNCGTCHFFGGGGDGVKHGDLDSSMSHPDKHLDVHMGDKASGGQEFACVRCHTTRAHDVAGRIYSNPAVMERKSLVENDLQPKIMCESCHTARPHAAGKMNDHTDRVACQSCHIPSFARVLPTKMSWDWSQAGDKTRKAVKDENGKPDYDAKKGEFVWQKNVVPEYHWFNGAMTVTTAEDKIDPSQEVRLQWPIGDRSDPNARIMPFKVHRGKTPYDTVENTMAVPHLFPYGKDDKTAYWKHFDWKIALDEGMSYVNLPHSGQYGFVETAYAYPTTHMVAPKENAVQCTECHAKQGRLANLAGFYMPGRDSVQAIDWLGWAGVIVSIIAVLIHGLLRMIASTRREG from the coding sequence ATGAACGGACGTTCGAGATCGACCGCAACCGCGCTTTTCGCGCTGGCGGCCCTCGCGCTTTCCCTGCTCGCGGCCATGGGCGCGTGGGCGGCGGAAGACGCACCCGGACGGCTTATGGCCCGGCAGGCGACCATGACCTCGCCCACGCCCATCACCGCAGACCATTCCAAGTTCAAGGAACTCCAGTTCGACCCGGTGGAGCAGCGTTCCTTCAAGGGACCGGAGGTGACGCGCGCCTGCCTGGGCTGCCACAACCAGGCCTCGCTGCAATTCCACAAGACCATCCACTGGACCTGGAAGGATCCCATTTCCGATCCGGCCCGGAAGATCGGCAAGGGCGGCCTGACCGTGAACAACTTCTGCGTGGCCCTGCAATCCAACGAGCCGCGCTGCACCTCCTGTCATGCCGGGTACGGCTGGAAGGACAAGGATTTCGACTTCTCCAAGGCCGAGAGCGTGGACTGCCTCGTCTGCCACGAGCAGACCGGCACCTACAAGAAGTTCCCGACCATGGCCGGGTATCCCGCGCCCTGGATCGAGGATCCCGAACACCCCGGCGAGCAGCTGGGCAAGGACTTCGGCGGCGAGCTCTTCTTCGCGCCGAACTGGGCCGAAACGGCCCAGAGCGTGGGCCGGCCCGACCGCACCAACTGCGGCACCTGCCACTTCTTCGGCGGCGGCGGCGACGGCGTGAAGCACGGCGACCTGGATTCGAGCATGTCCCATCCGGACAAGCACCTGGACGTGCACATGGGCGACAAGGCTTCGGGCGGACAGGAATTCGCCTGCGTGCGCTGCCACACCACCCGCGCCCACGACGTTGCGGGCCGCATCTACTCGAACCCGGCGGTCATGGAGCGCAAGAGCCTGGTGGAGAACGACCTCCAGCCCAAGATCATGTGCGAGTCCTGCCATACGGCCCGTCCGCATGCGGCCGGGAAGATGAACGACCATACCGACCGCGTGGCCTGCCAGAGCTGCCACATTCCGAGCTTCGCCCGCGTGCTGCCCACCAAGATGTCCTGGGACTGGTCCCAGGCGGGCGACAAGACGCGCAAGGCGGTCAAGGATGAAAACGGCAAGCCGGACTACGACGCCAAGAAGGGCGAATTCGTCTGGCAAAAGAACGTGGTGCCCGAATACCACTGGTTCAACGGCGCCATGACCGTGACCACGGCCGAGGACAAGATCGACCCGTCCCAGGAGGTCAGGCTCCAGTGGCCCATCGGCGACCGCTCCGATCCCAACGCCCGGATCATGCCCTTCAAGGTGCATCGCGGCAAGACGCCCTACGACACCGTGGAGAACACCATGGCCGTGCCGCACCTCTTCCCCTACGGCAAGGACGACAAGACCGCCTACTGGAAGCACTTCGACTGGAAGATCGCCCTGGACGAGGGCATGAGCTACGTGAATCTGCCCCATTCCGGCCAGTACGGCTTCGTGGAGACGGCCTATGCCTACCCCACGACCCACATGGTCGCGCCCAAGGAAAACGCCGTCCAGTGCACCGAGTGCCATGCCAAGCAGGGCCGCCTGGCCAATCTGGCCGGGTTCTACATGCCCGGACGGGACAGCGTGCAGGCCATCGACTGGCTCGGCTGGGCAGGCGTGATCGTCTCGATCATCGCCGTGCTCATCCACGGCCTGCTGCGCATGATCGCCAGCACCCGCAGGGAGGGATAA